One Palaemon carinicauda isolate YSFRI2023 chromosome 4, ASM3689809v2, whole genome shotgun sequence DNA segment encodes these proteins:
- the LOC137639919 gene encoding uncharacterized protein: MVCFDLITTLGSDSASPEQKTAARATLKVWVGGFARNVKSKQPYVLSEDYCAMIYPNAKSSAAVARAVAAPIIADIDATISGFIDQDQDQDTSDAPGDLEDNVASLNSDVEPMLLDDPDAGRVVSEAGVTGAEIPIPSPALSSSSDLSSFHGFSGDRDSSHRSHPVPPIDKSKSRTLPKARKPHKASHGSKTKANPSSKASGSSSKSHDPGVQSATSAPNPGLSESAMLRIVSEMQSKIVSEMQAKMDTMFSNFGQRLGALEQGAPEQVQSSLIPDASKLPPFTKNNPWRMALHSPFSDGMLTLEGLGTRPLEDFEFFPPGLAFPFHGYARLTEEALVRLDKVPKETVIFPKEQAQSVWARFLNDIGCTNTMLTPHKSSFTMFLMDKNTVTPCVTKIAELAFQYALEEKPLPPIREVDPISLLLPSDNECWDNVHTTFTSGKLTADCASVIFSERLPRLPESLIKQEYDSRLRVGRTLNLATSTESIALTYDTESIFKSLNKATLQSLYFDLYDFALAKRRCRKHVLAEATIRHEPNKLIRSSCWCPNLFPEDLVKEVLTEATRVNQSLKARWGLTPKRKYDPASYQARGRKKLRPYTSTQFRQQQSSSSVFRQPLPPSPAVPAQPSTSQAPSSDDYVTVLFPKSQLPGASTTSPALNQSYEAQGSSQGYNRGRGYHRGSYQNRGRGRFFRKGKNFRGGRGGNSSSQY, encoded by the exons atggtctgttttgacctcattaccacccttggatctgattcg gcatccccggagcagaagactgcggctcgggccaccctgaaagtgtgggttgggggatttgcccgaaatgtgaaatcaaagcagccttacgtcctctctgaagactactgtgcaatgatttaTCCTAAtgctaagtcttcagccgctgtggctagagctgttgcggcacccatcattgccgacattgatgccactatttctgGATTCATCGATCAGGATCAAGATCAAGATACGtctgatgcccccggagatctggaagacaatgttgcctccttgaactcggatgtggaacccatgttgttagatgatccggatgcaggtagggtggtaagtgaggcaggtgttaccggcgctgagattcctatccccagccccgctctttcttcttcatctgatctctcttcttttcatggtttttctggggaccgcgattcgtctcaccgatcacacccggttccccccatagataaatctaaatctagaactttgccaaaagctcgtaagccccacaaggcttcccatggttCTAAAACGAAAGCAAAcccatcatctaaggcttccggctcctcctctaagtctcacgacccgggagtacaatccgccacttctgctcctaacccgggcctttccgaatcagccatgcttcgcattgtgtcagagatgcaatctaagattgtgtcagaaatgcaggccaagatggacacgatgttttctaactttggtcagagacttggggcattagagcaaggtgctccggagcaagttcaaagctctctcatcccggatgcctctaagcttcctccgtttaccaagaataacccttggcgcatggctcttcattccccgttctcagacgggatgttaacgttggaaggtcttggtactcgtccactagaggactttgaattctttcctcctggtctcgcatttccgtttcatggttatgccaggcttaccgaggaagctctggttcggctggataaggtccctaaagagaccgtcattttcccaaaggaacaagcccaatctgtttgggctaggtttctaaatgacataggttgcaccaataccatgttgacgcctcataagagttcatttacaatgttcctaatggacaagaataccgtgactccatgcgtcactaagattgcagagcttgcctttcaatacgctctggaggagaagcccttgcctcccatccgagaggtagatccgatctccctccttcttccttcagataatgagtgttgggacaatgtccataccacctttacttccggcaagctgacagcggactgtgcgtcagtaatttttagtgaacggcttccccgtctcccggaatcccttattaaacaggagtatgattcccgcctacgtgttggtcgaaccttgaacttggccacttctacggagtcgatagccttaacttatgatactgagagtatctttaagtctctcaataaggctactttgcagtctttgtactttgacctatatgactttgctcttgctaaacgtaggtgccgcaaacacgtcctggctgaggcgactattaggcacgaaccgaataaacttatccggtcctcttgttggtgtccaaatcttttccctgaggatcttgtgaaggaagtcttgacagaagctacaagagttaatcagagccttaaagcccgttggggtttgactcctaagcggaaatatgatcccgcaagttaccaagcccgtggtaggaagaagctccgcccgtatacctccactcagttccggcaacagcaaagtagctcgtccgttttccggcagcctctcccaccatctcctgctgttcctgcacagccttccacctctcaggctccttcctcggacgactacgtcaccgttctgttccctaagagccagcttcccggtgcctccaccacctctccagcccttaaccaatcttatgaagctcaaggctcttcccagggttataacagaggtagaggctaccaccgtggttcataccagaacagaggtaggggtagattctttcgcaaaggaaagaacttccgaggcggacgtggaggcaactcctcaagccaatactga